ACACGTTGCAGAACGGACGCCGTACTACGAATGTGAGTACCGCCTGCAGACGAAGGCGGGCGACTGGAAGTGGGTCCGGACGATGGGGACGGTAGTCGAGCGTGCCGATGACGGCACGCCGTTGCGGGCGGTCGGCATCCACCAGGACATCGACGATCAAAAGCGGGCCGAGCTGGCGCTAAAAGAAGAGCGGGACATGTTCACGGATGGGCCGGCCGTCGTGTTCAAGTGGGCGGACGCGGCGGGGTGGCCGATCGAGTACGTCTCGGAAAACGTCGAGGCGGTGTTTGGGTACGCGCCCGAGAAACTCCAGACGGGAAACGTCCGCTTCAGCGACCTCCTCCACGACGGCGATCGCGAGCGGGTCGCCAAAGAGGTTGCCGAGCAACGCTCAAACGGGAGCAACCGCCTCAGTCCGGACCCGTATCGAATCAGGACCGCGGACGGGGCTGTTCGATGGGTGATGGAGCATACGAAAATCGTCGACGAACCGGCAGCGCAGGGCTACTTGCTGGGCTATCTCGTCGACGTCACGGAACGGAAAGAACACGAGCGCGAGTTGGAAGCGCGTGAGCGGAAGTACCGAAATCTGTTCGAAGACACCCGTGACGCGCTCATGGTTCTCGACCGGGACGGCTACATCGACTGCAACGAACGGACCCTCGAGTTGTTCGGCCTCGATTCGGTCGGGGCGTTCGTCGACCGCGCACCCTGGGAACTGGCCCCACAGACACAGCCCGACGGCACACCTTCGAAGGACGATGCCTTCGAACACATCGAGCGGGCCTTCGAGACGGGCGAAGCGTTCTTCGAGTGGACCCACCAGCGGGCCGACGGCACGACGTTTCCCGCCGAGGTGAAGCTCAGTCGCTTCGAGTACGAGAACGAGCCCGCCCTCCACGCCCTGGTCCGGGACATAACCGAACGCAAAGAGTACGAACAGCGCCTCCAAACCCAACGGGACAACCTCGACGTGCTCAATCGCGTGTTGCGCCACGATATCCGGAACGATCTGCAACTGGTCACCGCCTACGCCGAGCTCGTCGCCGAAGAATCCGACGACGAATCGACCGGAGAGTACATCGAAACGGTGCTGGAAAGTGCCGAACACGCGATCGAACTCACGCAGACGGCCCGAGAGATGGCCGACGTGATGCTCTCGGCGGACGACGACATCGAGCACGTCGACCTCGAAGGAGTCCTCGAACGCGAACTCGACGAGGTTCGCTCGGCCTATCCCGACGCCGTCTTCACCGTCGACACCGAGATTCCGGCCGAAACAGTCCGGGCCAGCAGCATGCTCGCGTCGGTCTTCCGAAACCTGTTGAAAAACGCCGTCCAGCACAACGATAAAGACGTCCCGGAAGTCACCGTTTCGGCGACGGCCCAAGAAGCGTCAGTTGTCGTTCGCATCGCGGACAACGGCCCCGGGGTCCCGCCCGCACAGCAAGACGCGATCTTCGGCAAGGGCGAGACGGGACTGGAAAGTTCGGGGACCGGTATCGGACTGTATCTGGTCGAGACACTGGTCGAAAGCTACGGCGGCGCGGTCGACATCGAGGACACCGATCCCGCGGGCGCGGTGTTCGTCGTAGAACTCCCGAGAGTGACCTGAGCGTGTGACACAGCAGGCGTGCAACGTGGCAGAAACGTCACTCCCTCCGGCCGCGGGCCTTCGACGACGAGTCGCCAGCGGTAGTCCCCTGGTCTGTAGCGTCCTCGACGGCCGCGCGATACGCTGGCGACCGGTGGATATCGAGTTCACGACGCAGACCGAGGAAGATCGTATAGACCATCAGCAGCATGATCGCGCCGAAGGGCAGGCCAGCCGCAATCACCGCCGTCTGGAGGCCGTTCAGGCCGTTCCCGACGAGCAGTGCCACCGCGGTGGCACCGATCAGGAGTGGCCACAGTACCCGCTGGCGGGCGAGAGTGTCTTGCTTGCCGCCAGCAGCCAGATAGCTCGTCACTAACGCCCCCGAATCGGTCGAGGTGACGATAAACGTGAGCAGATTCGCAGTGACGACGACGCTCGTGAGGAAGGTAAGCGGATAGGACGACAGCAGTTCGAACAACGCGACCGCTCGCCCGTGTTCTTGCAGCGGGCCGAGGATGCCACCACTGAGGACGTTGAGTTCGACGAACAGCGCCGAGCCGTTGAACA
The sequence above is drawn from the Halorhabdus sp. CBA1104 genome and encodes:
- a CDS encoding PAS domain S-box protein, which encodes MADPGDTATNGDQAGPDWYRQLVELSPDAATIVDADGTIVYVSPAVEAILGYSPDDLTGELVSEYIHPADRASVSETIEERRVSADEPQTVEVRTRRADGSWRWVESRVVCVPDGVGGEFLVTSRPIDQREVRDTDFATTKERMRMALEGANLGIWDWDMVTDEVERDELLTEMLGYTPAEMGAHLRDWEALVHPDGKQRHNEALTAHVAERTPYYECEYRLQTKAGDWKWVRTMGTVVERADDGTPLRAVGIHQDIDDQKRAELALKEERDMFTDGPAVVFKWADAAGWPIEYVSENVEAVFGYAPEKLQTGNVRFSDLLHDGDRERVAKEVAEQRSNGSNRLSPDPYRIRTADGAVRWVMEHTKIVDEPAAQGYLLGYLVDVTERKEHERELEARERKYRNLFEDTRDALMVLDRDGYIDCNERTLELFGLDSVGAFVDRAPWELAPQTQPDGTPSKDDAFEHIERAFETGEAFFEWTHQRADGTTFPAEVKLSRFEYENEPALHALVRDITERKEYEQRLQTQRDNLDVLNRVLRHDIRNDLQLVTAYAELVAEESDDESTGEYIETVLESAEHAIELTQTAREMADVMLSADDDIEHVDLEGVLERELDEVRSAYPDAVFTVDTEIPAETVRASSMLASVFRNLLKNAVQHNDKDVPEVTVSATAQEASVVVRIADNGPGVPPAQQDAIFGKGETGLESSGTGIGLYLVETLVESYGGAVDIEDTDPAGAVFVVELPRVT